The Brassica oleracea var. oleracea cultivar TO1000 chromosome C6, BOL, whole genome shotgun sequence genome includes a region encoding these proteins:
- the LOC106298939 gene encoding uncharacterized protein LOC106298939 isoform X2 translates to MVDLERRVCCMCGDVGFIDKLFHCSKCLNRFQHSYCSSYYKEQADPIKICDWCQWEARSPTGAKHGVKGRSSKRSYRSEYSSAHQIKQQEINQITTSSSIPPATDKGKTGAPSPRSATRRYKLLKDVMC, encoded by the exons ATGGTGGATCTTGAAAGAAGAGTATGTTGCATGTGTGGTGATGTGGGTTTCATCGATAAGCTCTTTCATTGCAGCAAGTGCCTTAATCGCTTTCAACACTC GTACTGTAGTAGCTATTACAAAGAGCAAGCTGATCCAATTAAGATCTGCGATTGGTGTCAATGGGAAGCGAGGAGCCCAACCGGAGCAAAGCACGGTGTTAAAGGTAGATCGTCTAAGAGATCGTACCGGTCGGAATATTCTTCAGCTCACCAGATCAAACAACAAGAGATTAACCAGATTACTACAAGTAGTAGTATTCCTCCAGCAACAGACAAGGGTAAAACCGGCGCACCTTCTCCTAGATCAGCCACTCGCAGGTACAAGCTTCTCAAGGATGTCATGTGTTAG
- the LOC106298939 gene encoding uncharacterized protein LOC106298939 isoform X1, whose translation MVDLERRVCCMCGDVGFIDKLFHCSKCLNRFQHSYVFTYLYCSSYYKEQADPIKICDWCQWEARSPTGAKHGVKGRSSKRSYRSEYSSAHQIKQQEINQITTSSSIPPATDKGKTGAPSPRSATRRYKLLKDVMC comes from the exons ATGGTGGATCTTGAAAGAAGAGTATGTTGCATGTGTGGTGATGTGGGTTTCATCGATAAGCTCTTTCATTGCAGCAAGTGCCTTAATCGCTTTCAACACTCGTATGTATTTACATATTT GTACTGTAGTAGCTATTACAAAGAGCAAGCTGATCCAATTAAGATCTGCGATTGGTGTCAATGGGAAGCGAGGAGCCCAACCGGAGCAAAGCACGGTGTTAAAGGTAGATCGTCTAAGAGATCGTACCGGTCGGAATATTCTTCAGCTCACCAGATCAAACAACAAGAGATTAACCAGATTACTACAAGTAGTAGTATTCCTCCAGCAACAGACAAGGGTAAAACCGGCGCACCTTCTCCTAGATCAGCCACTCGCAGGTACAAGCTTCTCAAGGATGTCATGTGTTAG